Below is a genomic region from Planctomycetia bacterium.
TGGAGCACGGTATTTCGTGTTCTAAACGACCACGCGGCAGCGCAGGATTGCTACCAGGATGTGTTCCTGGAAGCGTACCAACAGACACGAGGACGGAGGGTCAACGATTGGCCCTCGCTGTTACGCTGGTACAGCGTCCGTCGGGCGATCGATCACTTGCGGCGTCGCAGACGTGCGGCCTCTCTGGGCATCGCTTCCGGCGATGCCGTGGAACGGATCGCCTGTCAGGACGTGACCTCTCAGGTCGCTCAACTCAACGAGCTCATGGATCGGCTCTGCGAGGAGCTAGCGA
It encodes:
- a CDS encoding sigma-70 family RNA polymerase sigma factor, yielding MKPHDWDELCRVHGPMVWSTVFRVLNDHAAAQDCYQDVFLEAYQQTRGRRVNDWPSLLRWYSVRRAIDHLRRRRRAASLGIASGDAVERIACQDVTSQVAQLNELMDRLCEELAKLPDRQATAFWLRCVEERSYAEIAGQMETNANEVGVLIHRARQQLREALSDLKPSQTKE